One window of Phycisphaerae bacterium genomic DNA carries:
- the miaA gene encoding tRNA (adenosine(37)-N6)-dimethylallyltransferase MiaA, protein MPQPAADRPVIVILTGCTASGKSGLAHRLALDFGAEILSVDSMKVYREMDIGTAKPSPTERRAAPHHLIDVVDPSESFSAARFVELADRAVADVHRRGRLTVADGGTILYLRTFTEGLFEGPASDPAIRQRLREEADALGLEVLHDRLRHADPQAADRIHRNDLKRILRALEVHELTGRPISSLQQQFGQLRDDYRMLFVGLSHDRERLNRRINARVRQMMAQGFLDEAERLFRREPPLSEQARQALGYAELFAHLAGRCDLETAVEKIKINTRRFAKSQRTWFRRMPHIEWFSVADDQEPLSRLDPIKRRIEVFLKEP, encoded by the coding sequence ATGCCGCAACCCGCCGCCGACCGGCCCGTCATCGTCATTCTCACCGGCTGCACCGCCTCCGGCAAGAGCGGTCTGGCCCACCGGCTTGCCCTCGATTTCGGGGCGGAGATCCTCTCGGTCGATTCCATGAAGGTCTACCGCGAGATGGACATCGGCACCGCCAAGCCGTCGCCCACCGAACGTCGCGCGGCGCCGCACCACCTGATCGACGTGGTCGATCCCTCCGAATCGTTTTCCGCCGCCCGGTTCGTCGAACTGGCCGACCGCGCCGTCGCCGACGTCCACCGCCGCGGCCGCCTCACCGTCGCCGACGGCGGCACCATTCTCTACCTGCGGACCTTCACCGAAGGGCTCTTCGAGGGCCCAGCCTCCGACCCGGCGATCCGCCAGCGTTTGCGGGAGGAGGCGGACGCACTCGGCTTGGAGGTTCTTCACGACCGCCTTCGCCACGCCGATCCGCAGGCTGCCGACCGCATCCACCGTAACGACCTGAAGCGCATCCTGCGGGCCCTTGAGGTCCACGAGCTGACCGGCCGGCCCATCTCGTCCCTCCAACAGCAGTTCGGCCAACTCCGCGACGACTACCGCATGCTCTTTGTGGGACTGTCGCACGATCGCGAGCGCCTCAACCGCCGGATCAACGCCCGCGTCCGCCAGATGATGGCACAGGGTTTTCTCGACGAAGCCGAGCGGCTCTTTCGCCGCGAGCCGCCGCTTTCCGAACAGGCCCGTCAGGCCCTCGGCTATGCCGAGCTCTTCGCGCACCTGGCCGGCCGCTGTGATCTGGAAACCGCGGTCGAGAAGATCAAGATCAACACCCGCCGCTTCGCCAAGTCCCAGCGGACCTGGTTCCGCCGCATGCCGCACATCGAATGGTTCAGCGTCGCCGACGACCAGGAGCCGCTGAGCCGGCTCGACCCGATCAAACGCCGCATCGAGGTTTTTCTGAAAGAG
- a CDS encoding Hsp20/alpha crystallin family protein, translating to MIRLHPGGMNSDDVVVRVNQIMDQMLQKSFFKFRPCERWQPAINFYETDEAYYICLDLSGVETKQIELHVDGEVLRISGHRAAPTPEGVRQARIHVMEIDHGPFYRSIQIPSNVERDGIKARQQNGLVWVTMPKKG from the coding sequence ATGATCCGGCTGCATCCGGGAGGGATGAACTCGGACGACGTGGTGGTCCGGGTCAATCAGATCATGGACCAGATGCTGCAGAAGTCGTTTTTCAAGTTTCGCCCGTGCGAGCGATGGCAGCCGGCGATCAACTTCTACGAGACGGATGAGGCGTATTACATCTGCCTCGACCTGTCGGGCGTCGAGACCAAGCAGATCGAGCTGCACGTGGACGGCGAGGTGCTGCGGATCAGCGGGCACCGGGCGGCGCCGACGCCGGAAGGGGTGCGGCAGGCCCGCATCCACGTGATGGAGATTGACCACGGCCCGTTCTACCGGTCGATCCAGATCCCCTCGAACGTGGAGCGCGACGGAATCAAGGCCCGGCAGCAGAACGGGCTGGTGTGGGTGACGATGCCGAAGAAGGGGTAA
- the lon gene encoding endopeptidase La: MERDGEVFENESAEGLGARRVTPGNDDGAEILTTVTTQGPSEQQVAVPSVIPIIPVRNTVAFPGTVMPLNVAREHSKLAVEAALSENKLIGILAQREGDVDKPRPDQLFQWGVVGFILKLLRMPNGDQTTVVHGLLRFKVVEFTQTEPYLAARIEVHADTRVSEDDTEVRALVHNMRNMADRVIELSQNVPDEVRVILSNIASPGALADFLAANLNVDTGQKQGILETLEVKKRLQKVSGLLAGQLDVLELSSRIQDQVQESINKAQRQYFLREQLEAIQKELGEGDQRSGDLEDLRKRVAEAKMPEAVEKEAMREVDRMSKIPIASPEYSVARDYVEWLCVLPWAKQTEDNLDIKRARKILDADHYDLEKVKKRILEFLAVRKLKPDGRGPILCFVGPPGVGKTSLGHSIARALGRKFSRISLGGIRDEAEIRGHRRTYIGAIPGRIIQEVRKTGTRNPVFMLDEVDKIGQDFRGDPASALLEVLDPEQNSTFVDHYLDVPFDLSRVMFIATANYMAPVPPPLRDRMEVIELPGYTQEDKLNIARKYLVPKRLSETGLSPDNVTFTDAALNRIIDAYTREAGVRNLEREIGSICGAIAAQIAEGKRRKFTVTDRTVSRYLGPVRFEQETAVRTQVPGVATGLAYTPFGGEIIFIEATSMPGKGNLTLTGQIGDVMRESAQAAYSLIRSRADKLNLKTNDLGNKDFHIHVPAGAVPKDGPSAGVAMFTSLVSLETGVPVRADVAMTGEITLRGLVLPIGGVKEKVLAAKRAGIKHVILPQRNKKDIAEVPKKMQQGLEFSFVGNVDTLLQIALQKPPARTTAKKKIARKRG, translated from the coding sequence ATGGAGCGGGACGGGGAGGTTTTCGAGAACGAGTCGGCGGAAGGGCTCGGGGCGCGCCGGGTGACGCCGGGCAACGACGACGGGGCGGAGATTCTGACCACGGTGACCACGCAGGGCCCGTCGGAACAGCAGGTGGCGGTGCCGAGCGTGATCCCGATCATTCCGGTGCGGAACACGGTGGCGTTTCCCGGCACGGTGATGCCGCTGAACGTGGCGAGGGAGCATTCGAAGCTGGCGGTGGAGGCGGCGCTGTCGGAGAACAAACTGATCGGAATCCTGGCCCAGCGGGAAGGCGACGTGGACAAGCCGCGCCCGGATCAGTTGTTTCAGTGGGGGGTGGTGGGGTTCATCCTGAAGCTGCTGCGGATGCCCAACGGCGACCAGACGACGGTGGTGCACGGGCTGCTGCGGTTCAAGGTGGTCGAATTCACGCAAACCGAGCCCTACCTGGCGGCGCGGATCGAGGTGCACGCGGATACTCGGGTCTCCGAGGACGACACGGAGGTCCGGGCGCTGGTGCACAACATGCGGAACATGGCCGACCGGGTGATCGAGTTGAGCCAGAACGTGCCGGACGAGGTGCGGGTGATCCTGAGCAATATCGCTTCGCCCGGAGCGCTGGCGGATTTCCTGGCGGCGAACTTGAACGTGGATACCGGTCAGAAGCAGGGGATTCTCGAGACGCTGGAGGTCAAGAAGCGGCTTCAGAAAGTCAGCGGCCTGCTGGCCGGCCAACTCGACGTGCTGGAGCTATCGAGCCGCATTCAGGACCAGGTCCAGGAGTCGATCAACAAGGCCCAGCGGCAGTACTTCCTGCGGGAACAGCTTGAGGCGATCCAGAAGGAACTGGGCGAAGGCGATCAGCGGAGCGGCGACCTGGAGGACCTGCGCAAGCGGGTGGCTGAGGCGAAGATGCCGGAGGCGGTCGAGAAGGAGGCGATGCGGGAGGTGGACCGGATGTCAAAGATTCCGATCGCCTCGCCGGAGTACTCGGTGGCCCGCGACTACGTCGAGTGGCTCTGCGTGCTGCCGTGGGCCAAGCAGACCGAGGACAACCTGGACATCAAGCGGGCCCGCAAGATCCTCGACGCCGACCATTACGACCTGGAGAAGGTCAAGAAGCGCATCCTGGAGTTTTTGGCGGTGCGCAAGCTCAAGCCGGACGGGCGCGGGCCGATCCTGTGCTTTGTGGGTCCGCCGGGCGTCGGCAAGACGTCGCTGGGACACAGCATCGCGCGGGCGCTGGGGCGGAAGTTCTCGCGGATTTCGCTGGGCGGGATTCGCGACGAGGCGGAGATTCGCGGCCACCGCCGGACGTACATCGGCGCGATCCCCGGCCGGATCATCCAGGAGGTCCGCAAGACCGGGACCCGCAATCCGGTATTCATGCTCGATGAAGTGGACAAGATCGGCCAGGACTTTCGCGGCGATCCGGCTTCGGCGCTGCTGGAGGTGCTGGATCCCGAGCAGAACAGCACGTTCGTCGATCACTACCTGGACGTGCCGTTCGACCTTTCGCGGGTCATGTTCATCGCGACGGCCAACTACATGGCCCCGGTGCCGCCGCCGCTGCGCGACCGGATGGAGGTGATCGAGCTGCCGGGCTACACGCAGGAGGACAAGCTCAACATCGCGCGAAAGTACCTGGTGCCCAAGCGGCTTTCCGAGACGGGGCTGAGCCCGGACAACGTGACGTTCACGGATGCGGCGCTCAACCGGATCATCGACGCGTACACTCGCGAAGCCGGCGTACGGAACCTGGAGCGCGAGATCGGGTCGATCTGCGGGGCGATCGCCGCCCAGATCGCCGAGGGCAAGCGCCGCAAGTTCACCGTTACCGACCGCACGGTCTCGCGCTACCTGGGGCCGGTGCGGTTCGAGCAGGAGACGGCGGTGCGGACGCAGGTGCCGGGCGTGGCGACCGGCCTGGCGTACACGCCGTTCGGCGGCGAGATCATCTTCATCGAGGCCACCTCGATGCCGGGCAAGGGCAACCTCACGCTGACCGGCCAGATCGGCGACGTGATGCGGGAAAGCGCCCAGGCGGCGTACTCGCTGATCCGCTCGCGGGCGGACAAGCTGAACCTCAAGACGAACGACCTGGGCAACAAGGATTTCCACATCCACGTGCCGGCCGGCGCGGTGCCCAAGGACGGGCCGTCGGCGGGTGTGGCGATGTTCACCTCGCTGGTGTCGCTGGAGACGGGCGTCCCGGTGCGGGCGGACGTGGCGATGACCGGCGAGATCACGCTGCGCGGGCTGGTGCTGCCGATCGGCGGGGTCAAGGAGAAGGTGCTGGCGGCCAAGCGGGCGGGCATCAAGCACGTGATTCTGCCCCAGCGGAACAAGAAGGACATCGCTGAGGTGCCCAAGAAAATGCAGCAGGGCCTGGAGTTCAGCTTCGTCGGCAACGTCGACACGCTGCTGCAGATCGCGCTGCAAAAGCCGCCGGCCAGGACAACGGCGAAGAAGAAGATCGCCAGGAAACGCGGTTAA
- a CDS encoding lysophospholipid acyltransferase family protein, translating to MELLRQFRKTLTVGGLRVAMEWSQRADTPAPVEALRWLGRGLTRTALPLRVRLARNMRQAGVHRPGLVDQHFERVLDQMIMLAHVFRAGFARSGCLERFAFDESFTRLQQAYALGRGVLLIAPHICGYPVIPPVLTPRIPCSIYLRRNKDPRKMRINEAIGQAGDGHLVYPPEGATRAQKLQVAVDVLREGRVLFITPDTLRKPDDGVPVSLFGRTVHFPTGVQVMALRTGAPIVPAWWHWDGGVYRIRFDEPIELPRGGKVRQTAETAARRWAQRVDDFLHEHPAMWWNWLDRSWTKVLRSPV from the coding sequence ATGGAACTGCTGCGCCAGTTTCGCAAAACACTGACGGTCGGCGGGCTTCGCGTGGCGATGGAATGGTCGCAGCGGGCGGATACGCCCGCACCGGTCGAGGCCCTGCGATGGCTGGGACGCGGGCTGACCCGCACCGCGTTGCCGTTGCGGGTCCGACTGGCCCGCAACATGAGGCAGGCGGGCGTCCACCGCCCCGGCCTGGTCGATCAGCACTTCGAGCGGGTACTCGACCAGATGATCATGCTCGCCCACGTGTTCCGCGCGGGCTTTGCTCGCAGCGGATGCCTCGAACGCTTTGCCTTCGACGAGAGCTTCACCCGTCTTCAGCAGGCCTACGCCCTCGGCCGCGGCGTCCTGCTGATCGCTCCGCACATCTGCGGCTATCCGGTTATCCCGCCGGTCCTCACGCCGCGCATCCCGTGCAGCATCTACCTTCGCCGCAACAAAGATCCTCGCAAGATGCGGATCAACGAAGCCATCGGCCAGGCCGGCGACGGGCACCTCGTCTACCCGCCCGAAGGGGCCACGCGGGCCCAGAAGCTCCAGGTCGCCGTCGACGTCCTGCGCGAAGGACGGGTGCTGTTCATCACGCCCGATACGCTCCGCAAACCCGACGACGGCGTGCCGGTGAGCCTCTTCGGCCGAACCGTGCACTTTCCCACCGGCGTTCAGGTAATGGCCCTGCGCACCGGAGCGCCGATCGTCCCAGCCTGGTGGCACTGGGACGGCGGCGTCTATCGCATTCGCTTCGACGAGCCGATCGAACTGCCGCGCGGCGGAAAGGTCCGGCAGACCGCTGAGACCGCCGCCCGCCGGTGGGCCCAGCGCGTCGACGACTTTCTGCACGAACACCCCGCCATGTGGTGGAACTGGCTCGATCGAAGCTGGACCAAGGTCCTGCGCAGCCCCGTCTGA
- the dapF gene encoding diaminopimelate epimerase, producing the protein MDFYKMHGLGNDYVYVDLFAQKIEADWPELARQVSPRQFGVGSDGLILICPGQRSAVRMRIFNADGSEAQMCGNGLRCAARYAYEHGLLDRVLGELPEGLAAAAAGWALAGGQWRSAPIETRAGILTVALHVVEGNRVDQVGVDMGRPILEAARIPTTFSAEMVVAHPFDLPDGQVRMTCVSMGNPHAVIFTDRLDDVDLERIGPYIENHERFPERINVHFAKALGRDRVKVLTWERGSGRTMACGTGACAVAVAGGLEGRLDGAVVAELPGGELRLLWNRRDDHVYMLGPATIVFEGTWLGPV; encoded by the coding sequence ATTGACTTCTATAAGATGCACGGGTTGGGCAACGACTACGTCTACGTGGACCTGTTCGCCCAGAAGATCGAAGCCGACTGGCCGGAACTGGCCCGACAGGTCTCGCCGCGCCAGTTCGGCGTCGGCAGCGACGGCCTGATCCTGATCTGCCCGGGCCAGCGCTCCGCGGTGCGGATGCGCATCTTCAACGCCGACGGGTCCGAGGCCCAGATGTGCGGCAACGGCCTCCGCTGCGCCGCCCGCTACGCCTATGAGCACGGGCTCCTGGACCGCGTTTTGGGCGAACTGCCCGAAGGTCTGGCCGCAGCCGCCGCCGGCTGGGCTTTGGCCGGCGGACAGTGGCGATCCGCCCCCATCGAAACCAGGGCCGGCATCCTCACTGTCGCCCTCCACGTGGTCGAAGGCAACCGGGTCGATCAGGTCGGCGTGGACATGGGCCGCCCGATCCTCGAAGCCGCCCGAATCCCCACCACCTTCTCCGCTGAGATGGTGGTCGCCCACCCCTTCGATTTGCCGGACGGGCAGGTCCGGATGACCTGCGTCTCGATGGGCAACCCGCACGCGGTCATCTTCACCGACCGTCTCGATGACGTGGACCTCGAGAGGATCGGGCCCTATATCGAGAATCACGAGCGCTTTCCCGAGCGGATCAACGTCCACTTCGCCAAGGCGCTGGGCCGCGATCGCGTCAAGGTGCTCACCTGGGAGCGCGGCAGCGGCCGGACCATGGCCTGCGGAACCGGGGCCTGCGCGGTCGCGGTGGCGGGCGGGCTCGAGGGCCGGCTTGACGGCGCGGTGGTCGCCGAACTGCCCGGCGGCGAACTGAGGCTGCTCTGGAACCGCCGTGACGACCACGTCTACATGCTCGGTCCGGCGACGATCGTGTTTGAGGGTACATGGTTGGGTCCGGTCTGA
- a CDS encoding phosphate/phosphite/phosphonate ABC transporter substrate-binding protein has product MNPRLALPLIVSLLWTSGCALSPRLNPLGKNNIRLTTVDTNLLDVMLRFSPLARQLSESLDRPVDVMADWDAKSIRIHLTSQKVTDYYHLVYLNPVDYCEVAREVALDPLAIKRNVRGETGETALIVVHKDSPIQSVADLEGKRIAFGPYGSPYMFYSVLELLRDEKLPISLVKSTFDSRDSLAVVQKLLMGFSDAGVVTRTWWETTKDRSLDLSRLLKDDLRIIAETQPMPELVWAATETLTAEQKAAVVEVLTQKVTEMPSVLGPLGATGFEPIGSDAMEETCRRIDRIRNIPPRPSLLPL; this is encoded by the coding sequence ATGAACCCACGTCTGGCATTGCCGCTGATCGTTTCGCTGCTCTGGACTTCCGGCTGCGCGCTGTCGCCGCGGCTCAATCCGCTCGGCAAAAACAACATCCGCCTGACCACCGTGGACACCAACCTGCTCGACGTGATGCTCCGTTTCTCGCCGCTGGCCCGCCAGCTCAGCGAGTCCCTCGACCGGCCGGTGGACGTCATGGCCGACTGGGACGCCAAGTCCATCCGCATCCACCTGACCTCGCAGAAGGTCACCGACTACTACCACCTGGTCTACCTGAACCCGGTCGACTACTGCGAAGTGGCCCGCGAAGTGGCGCTCGACCCGCTGGCGATCAAGCGGAACGTGCGCGGCGAAACCGGCGAAACCGCCCTGATCGTCGTGCACAAGGACAGCCCCATTCAGTCCGTCGCCGACCTGGAAGGCAAACGCATTGCCTTCGGCCCCTACGGCTCGCCGTACATGTTCTATAGCGTCCTGGAACTGCTGCGGGACGAGAAGCTGCCCATCTCGCTGGTCAAGTCCACCTTCGACTCCCGCGACAGCCTCGCCGTCGTCCAGAAGCTCCTGATGGGCTTCTCCGACGCGGGCGTGGTCACGCGGACCTGGTGGGAGACCACCAAGGACCGCAGCCTTGACCTCTCGCGCCTGCTCAAGGACGATCTGCGGATCATCGCCGAAACCCAACCGATGCCCGAACTCGTCTGGGCCGCCACCGAAACCCTCACCGCCGAGCAGAAGGCGGCCGTCGTCGAGGTGCTCACGCAGAAGGTCACCGAAATGCCCAGCGTGCTCGGCCCGCTCGGCGCCACCGGTTTTGAACCGATCGGGTCCGACGCGATGGAAGAGACCTGCCGCCGGATCGACCGGATCCGCAACATCCCGCCCAGACCGTCGCTGCTGCCCCTGTGA